The nucleotide sequence CCTGCGCCGCAAGATCGGCCACGATCCGCTCTGGCTCCCCGGCGTCGGGGGCGTGGTGTTCAACGACGAGGGGCAGGTGCTCCTCGGGCAGCGCTCGGACAACGGCCGATGGACCATCATCACGGGAATGGTCGATCCCGGTGAGGAACCCGCCGAGGCGCTGCGGCGGGAGATCCTGGAGGAGACCGGCGTCATCGTCGAGGTCGAGTATCTGCTCGACACGTCGGTCGTGGGCCCGAT is from Arthrobacter burdickii and encodes:
- a CDS encoding NUDIX hydrolase translates to MPTPEFVVALRRKIGHDPLWLPGVGGVVFNDEGQVLLGQRSDNGRWTIITGMVDPGEEPAEALRREILEETGVIVEVEYLLDTSVVGPITYPNGDVCTFLTLDFRCRWISGTARVNDDESLDVRWFPLDDLPELNARHLRLVQGAGGFDGVTRFVS